From the Lysobacter soyae genome, the window GCGCGCCGACCATGGCCCTGTGTACGTCCCGATGAAACGTCCGCCGCAGCTTTCAATCACTGCTTGGGAGGCGAGGTTGTCTTCGTCGCAGGTGACGATCAATTCGGCGATGCCGAGCTCGCGTGTGGCACGGTCTGCGGCATGTCGCAACATGGCCGATGCCACGCCCATGCGGCGGTATGCGGGCAACACGGCATAGCCCACGTGGCCGGCATAGGCTTCGAGGGCCGGCGTGAGCCGATGGCGCAGACTGTACCGACCGATCAACTCACTGCCAAAGAAAGCAAACAGCAGGGTCGTCGGTACTTCATGGGCGCGCAATCTTGTGCCGGACTTTCGCACTGCGATCCACTCGAGATAGTCGTACAGGCCCATTCCGGACTGCAGGCCCTGGAAGAATGTCGGGTTGTCGTGTGGCACTTGTTTCAACGCGCGCAACAATGCGTCGCCGTCGTGGGCCGCCAGCGGGCGAAGTTCGAATGGCAGCGGTTTTGCGCGCATCAGAACCACAGGGTTGAAGCTCAGGCGGCCGCCAGATTCGCGACGTGCTCGAAAGCTGTGTGCGCCTTGCCGTCGTGTTTGGCGGTATACATGAGCGCGTCGGCTGCTTGGGTGGCGCGTGCGATGTCCTGTGGCGGCACCGCGTAGGAGACCACGCCCATGCTGAAGTCGATCCCGTAGGCCTCCTTCAGGCCGCTTGCGTCAAATGCCTTGCGGACACGGGCATCGTAAGCGCGCGCGGAAGCTTCGCTGGCATCGGCCAGGATCACCATGAACTCATCACCGCCCATGCGCGCCACGATATCCGACGAGCGCGAAGCATCATTCAACAACCAAGCGAACTTGCACAGCACGTCATCGCCCACCGCGTGCCCCTTCGAATCGTTCACTTGCTTGAAGCCGTCCAAATCGATCACCGCCACGGCCAAGGGGCTGCGCCTTCTCACGGCCAAAGCACGCACAATGTCGTACTTGCTGCGGAATGCTCGGGCGTTATTGAGTTGGGTCAGGCCATCGCGCATGGCGATGGCGGTCAGCGCATCCAAGGAGTTGCGCACCGTGAGGATAAGGTTCGCCACCAATGCGAACGTAATCAAGCGCAGCATCACGTTCCAATACGGCGCAAGCAGGCTTTGGTATTCCTTGCCGGTCAGTTGTTGGCAGACCAACCAACACACGGCGGAAATCAGCACCATGGCCGTGGTGATGTTCTTGTTCGTATACCAAGCAGCGATGGCGATCGGCAGCAGGTAAAACGTGAAACTCGAATACTCGGCGCCGGTGAAATAGTCGAGTGCGGTGATGCAGACAAGCAGTACCAACATCGACACATAGGGCAGTGATGCATGCCGTTTCATGATTTGATCAATAGCCGCAAACATCGGCGAAGGTTAGCACCGACCCGTGTACGCGGCTTGAAACGCGCGGGTGCCGCTCGGCGCCCGAACCTCAGGCGATGAAGGCTTTGAGTGCGGCCTTCATGCCACGGCCATGGGTGTGAAGGAACGCCCGTTCGTCCTGCCATTCGGGGAAATGCTTTTCCACTTCGCGCCAAAAAGCAGGAGAGTGATCGTGATGGCGCATATGGCAAAGCTCATGCACCAGCACGTAGCGGAACGCGTCGGGGCGCCCCAATACCAGCGACAACTCCAAGGCCATGACCCCGCGACTGCTCATCGAGCCCCATTGCGTGCGCATGATTTTGTAGCTGATCCGCACGGGGGAGTGGCCCGTGGCCTCTGCCAGTGCTGGCAACCAGCGCCCGACATCGGCGCGCGCTTCGTTCAAATAGAAATCTCGGAAGGCACGTTTGAGCGTGGCCGAGGCAGGGCCCTGCGTTGCGTCCCCTCGAACCTGTACGTGCACCGTCGCGTGTTCACGCCAAACCTTGTCGGTCTTGCCGTGCCGCCATGCAATGGAGAGGTGTTCGCCACGCAAAGGCAGGTGCGTGGTTTCGAATAGTTGCACTGGGGCCCTGTCCGGCGCCGGCATCTTGTCCAAATGCTCTCGGATCCAATCCAGATGGGAGAGGATGAACTGATCCACCGTACGTTCGGAGACGCGCGGCGGCACGGTGACCCGAACGCCTTCATCGCCGACGCTGAGTCGCAGGCGACGTGCGCGCGCGTGGTGAGTGAATCGCACTTCAAAGGCACGCCCGTCTTTAAACGCGTAGCTGGCCTCGGTGCGCTGCACCTTGTCCGGATGTACGCGAAGCAGGCGACTGAACATCAGTGCGGCGCGTCGTCCGTGTGCAGTGCGAACGCCTGTTGCATGACCTGATAAAAGCGACGGAACTCGCCCGACATCAGCGCGAAGCGGGCATCCATTTCCGCGCGGATGTCGTCGCGCTCGGAGCTTTCCAATTCCGAGACCGCGCCTTCCAGCAGTTTGAATTTGCGCACGATCAAGTCATCACCGAGCACAAAGCGCATGTGATCGTCCAACGTTAGGGCCAATCGTGCGGTTTGCTTGCCGGTGGCGAGATGCGTGTCGATTTCTTCGCCTTCCAGTTCCATGCGCTGCACTTTGACAATGGCGCCTTGGTCGGCGGGGTCGCGCAGTTCGGCTTCGTCCCCAAGGCCCAAGCCCTCCGGCAAAGTCTCGCCGGCAATCCATGCCGTCAGCACACCACGCGGCGCGTTGTCTCCGGCAATCGGCAAAGCCGGAAAACTGCCCAAGGCCTTGCGAACCAAAGACACGACGCTCTCCGCCACTTTTCGGGACGTAGTGTCGACGGCGATCACTTTCAATTTCAAATCGATCAAGGCGTCGACGCGCGAGGGGCGGATGAAGGCACGCGGCAGCAATTCGTTGATCAGATCCTGCTTCATCTGCGTGCGCAATTTGCCGCCCGGACGCCGTCCCTGCGCCGCTTCGAACTCGGCTAACTTCTTCTGCAATTGATCATTCACCACGGCCGAAGGCAGCAAGCGCTCTTCGCTTCCGACCGTGATCCAAATGGCGTCATCAATGCGATGCGACAAGCCATCGGCTTCATCCGCGGCCACGCCGAACGGCGATACAAAGCCTTGTGAGGCCACGTCTTGCGGGCCTACCGGCTTCAATGCGGCTTCTTGCAGGGCGGTGTCGAATGCGTCGAATTTGATGTGGGCGGGAAAGCTGTACAGCGTGATATTGCGAAAAATCATTCGGAAGTGCCTTCACTGGCAAGCCAGGCATGCGCATCGGGTAAATCCCCCGGCTCTGCGCGCCCCAGGTTTGCGAAATCAAATAGGTGGGTGTCGGCCAATTGCGACGGCCGGATGTCGCCCAGGGCACGCGCCATGGTCTCGATGCGGCCGGGGCTGTTGCGTTCCCATTCCTGCAGCATTTTCTTAACTTGCACGCGCTGCAAATTTTCTTGCGAGCCGCACAAATTGCAGGGAATGATCGGGAACTGTTTGGCTTCGGCGTGAATCTCGATATCGCTTTCCCGCACATAAGCAAGCGGGCGGATCACGACATGTTTGCCGTCGTCACTCAACAGCTTCGGTGGCATGCCCGAGAGTTTTGCGTGGAAGAACAGGTTCAGGAAGAACGTGTTCACCATGTCGTCCCGATGGTGCCCTAACGCGATCTTGGTGAAGCCGTGTTGCTCGGCATAGGTGTACAGGGAGCCGCGACGCAGGCGCGAACACAGCGAGCACATGGTCTTGCCTTCTGGGATCACCCGGCTGACCACCGAATAGGTGTCTTGCTCAATGATGTGAAAATCCACACCGATCGAACGCAGGTATTCGGGCAACACGTGTTCGGGAAAGCCCGGTTGCTTTTGGTCCAGATTGACAGCGGTGATCGAGAACGACACCGGCGCTTTCTTTTGCAGTTGAAGCAAGATGTCGAGCAGCGTGTAGCTGTCCTTGCCGCCGGACAGGCAGACCATGACTTTGTCGCCTTCTTCGATCATGCCGAAATCGGCAATGGCACGACCGACCTGATGGCGCAGGCGTTTGGCAACCTTGTCAGCTTCGCGCTTTTCCGGCTTGGATCGCGTATCGAGGAGGTGAAGGGGTATGCTGCTCATTGGGTATATTTTACGTGTGTGTGGACGTTGAGACGGAGCGGGGGCCCAGATGAGCGTGTTGCCACCGGATGAAGTGTCCTATCGGCTGGCGCAACTGCGGTTGCAACACCGCGATCTGGACGTCGCCATCCAGCGATTGCAAGAAGACATTCGTTCCGACGAGATGTCGTTGAAGCGCCTGAAGAAGCGCAAACTTCATTTGAAAGACTGTATCGCGATTCTCGAGTCGGCTCTGATTCCCGATCAGCCGGCCTGAATGGCGAGCTTGACCGTTGGCGTTATTCCGCCACGTGTTCCGGACTCACCTTTTCCAAGGCATGGCGCATTTCCCGGCCCAAGATCACTTTCGCATCCTTGGCCCAGGTTTTCAGCCGGTCATCAAACAAAAGACGGCTTTGATCATCCGGCCAGACCAAGCGCATTTCGCGCAGCTTCTGGATGAAGCCGCGGAACAGTGACTTGTCGAAAAATTCCGGTGCGGCCGGCGAATACAGCAAAGACAAACGTTGCGCCGCCAAGTGGCAAAGGCTTTCCAATTGCGTTGCCGTCAATGTGCCGGGACCGTTCTTCGCCAAGATGGAAATCGCGATGTAATAGCGTTCGAAGGCCTGTTGCAGCGGATGGCCCAACGCACGCAAGCGGAACACCTCGTCCGATTCTCCGACGCCCCGGTAGAGCACAGGTCCGTTTTCGGATTCGCCTTGCTCCAACAAGCCTTCGCGGATGAATACTTCGAGGAAGCGTTCCAGTCGTTCACCGAACTCTTCGTCCGTCCATGGCAGGAACAGCTCCTGCTGCAGGAACGGGTACATGCTCTTGCCCAAACGCACGGCGGTGGCGCGCGCCAAACGCCGGTTGTGGTGAAAGCAGCTCGCGATCCAAGCCACGGTGGTGAACAGGTGCAACACGTTGTTGCGGAAATAGGTCAGTTGGATCGCTTTGTCTGCGTCTTCAATGCGCAGCACGTCACCCAGCGGATGTTTGACCCGGACGATGACGTTGATTTCTTCGCCATGGGCAATGATTTGCTCCGGTGTGTGCGGCGTCACCGTGATGCGGTCGGAATACGGCAATTCCTGCAGCAGACGTTGCGACAAACGGATCTGGTCGATGAGGTCGGTCTCGCTCATCGAGTTCTTCGGCGTCGACAACAAGGCCAATGCCAGCAGGTTGATCGGATTGACGTCTGCCGCGCGGTTGATGTTGATCATCACCTGGTTCGACAGCTCGGCGATGGTGGTGCTGAGCCAGTCGGGGCGATCACTTTCCGCCACCGGCTTGCCATCCCAGTCTTTCGCGTGTTCCGCCAGCACATCGTTGAGTCGGATCGGCTCGCCGAAGTTGACCACAACTTGGCCGTAGTTGCTGCGCAGCACCTTGGGAATGCCCGAGATCAGCCCGAAAATGGATTCTTTCTGTTTCGACTTGCCCGACAGCTCGTCCTTGTAGCTGTTGCCCTCCATCAGCTTTTCGTAGCCGATGTAGACAGGTTGGAACAACACCGGGCGCACCGGCGCACGCAAATAGGCGCGAACGGTCATCGAGATCATGCCGCCCTTGGGTTGCAGTAATCGGCCGGTGCGCGAACGGCCACCTTCGATGAAGTACTCGATGGGGTAGCCGCCCGCCACCAACTGCGCGACATATTCGTTGAAGACATCGGAGTACAAGGCGTTGCCGCGGAAGCTGCGACGGATGAAGAACGCGCCGCCTTTGCGCAAAATCGTGCCGACAACCGGCAGGTTCAAATTGATGCCTGCCGCGATATGCGGGGGAACGATGCCTTCGCGGAACAACAGATAGCTGATCAGCAAGTAGTCCATGTGGCTGCGGTGGCAGGGCACATAGATGATTTCATTGCCGGGCGCGACGGCCTTCAGTTTTTCCAGATGGTGAACCAACAAGCCGCGATAGATGCGGCTCCAGACCGGCTGCAAAATCAGGCTGGCCGAGCGCACCACGGTGTGTGAGTAATCGGAGGCGATTTCCCACGCATAGGCATGCGCTTTCTTCCAGGCCTCGCCGACCTTCGAGCCATCCCGGCGGGCTTGATCTTCAATGGCCGAACGCACATCGGGTGCGGACAGGACGTTGTCAATCAGCAGACGACGGGTGGACAAGTCGGGACCGACCACGGCGGCGCGCACACGGTTGAAGTGCGTACGCAGCACGCGCGACAACTTGCGCACGGTTTGCGCTTCCGGAAGACCCTCATCGGCAATCGTGCGCAGTTCGATCGGCGGCGAAAAACGCACCAAGGTATCGCGGCCGTTCAACAGCAATGAGAGGAAACGACGGAAACGCCCGACCAATTGCCAGTTTTCGGAGAACAACACCGAGAACCAGCCTTTTTGTTTTTCCGGCGCCCGACCGACGTAAATTGACACTGGCACCAACAAGACATCCAAGGTCGGATCCGCACGGTGCGCAGCAATCAAACGCGCCAAAGACTCCGAACGGTTCTTGCCGTGTTTCGGATGTTCATTGCCGGTGGCGATCTCCATCGCGCGCTCGAGCGTGCCACCGATATTGCGGCGGGACAGGGCGAGATACGCGCGCTTGCGACCCACCGGGTCGTGCGGCAGCGGCACCAGCGGCGAGGGCATGCCGGATTCACGTGCGGCGCGCTCAAGTATCAGCGCGTTCGACATGCCGTAGTCTTCGAGCACATAGACGATCGGCCGATGGTCCGGCGATACGCTCAAGACATCGTCAGGCTCAATTTTCAGTTCGACCCATGGCGCCATCAGACGCCCGAAAATTTTCGCCCAGAGCGGGCGTTTGCGTCCTAAACGCGACGCAGCGCGCACGGTCACTTCGTCGCCGGGTTTGGGCGACGGTGGCGGGGCGGACGGCTGGGAACCGCCGTCCGAAAATGTGAATTGGGTCTGGTCAGGCATTGGGCGAATTTTAGTGGCTATTGGCCACAAAATCGTTCAGGACGCTGAATGTTGAACCGCGGTCATGGTTTTGCGGTCGGCGCCTGCACCGGTTGGCCGTTTTGGTCGACCAACACCGGCTTGTCGATTTTCACCTGCGGCGCGTTGATGGCTTTTTCCGCCGACGTGAGCAAACCGCTGGTGTACCAGAGCCCGTCGCGTCGTTCGACATCGACGTCGGTGGACACCGAATTGCCGGCCACGCGGTAGGTGACGTGGACGCGCGCGTGATCCGCATCCGATTCGTCGTCGGAACGTGACACCGTGACGCTGCCGAGGATGTCGTCCAATGAAAGTCCGTATTTGCGCAACGCATCCTTCGATGCCGCAAACAGCGGCGACAGCGCACGCAAGCTGCCGCGCATGCCGGCCTCGCGGATACCGTTCTCATCGCGCAAGCCGCTTTCGCGGGCGGCTGCCACCAAGAGATCAATGCTGTCGTGGCCGATTTGCTTGTCGCCCAGCGGCGCTTTCTCCGCCCAAGTGCCCAATGCCACGATCAAGGCGGCGTAGTGCGCGCGTTCTTCGGTCGTGTAGTCGCCTTCGCGTTGCAAATAGCGCACCGCGAACAGGCCTAGGCCGCGTGCGGTTTGGTGCAAGGCGTTGGTTTGTCCGGCCAAGGATTTGTCGAAACGCGCCTTCAAGGTTTTGTCGGCGTTGGGCGCGGTGAGGGCACCGAGCACCGGCACCAACTTGTTCGACAGCGGCAACTCGGTCAGTGGCCAACGACTGCGCCCTTCGCGCCACGCAAGCTCAAGTCGCGTCGCCATGATGGGCGTAGTGGCCAAACAGGGGATGCGTTCCAGGTCGTTGCTTTGCAAGGCTTGCATCATGTTCTGAATGGCGAGCTCAGGCGTTGCCGCACCTCTGCAAGGTGCCGAGGTGTGTTTGACCGGCGTGTGCGCGTTCGCATCCTGCGCAGGCTTGCTGCAAGCGACCAAGGCGGTCCCAAGCAATGCCAGCGCTACCAATGCGCGTGCGCGATACACGCGCTTTCCCCAATTCCCCATGGGTCCGACTCTGAAACGGATCAGCCTTTAGTTTTGCACATCCAAGGCATCACGCTTCATTTTGCGGCGCGTTTCCGCCGGTTGGTCCCATGCGTTATTGAACAATGCCGGCTCCCAGCTGCCGTAGCTCGGATTCGGCAACATGAACCAGCGTTCGCCGAACCAGCTGTCGTATTTCGCGGCCAGTGCGTCACGTGCATCCGGTGCATTGGAAATCACTTGCACGAAATCGCCGAGTTGGTCGCCGAACTGCATGAGCACGCGATAGCTTTGACCGGCGTGCATACGGCGGCAGAGTTTTTCAGAGCCGTTCTGCTCGCAATCTTTCACGAAGGTGCCCAAGCCCAGGAAGACGGAGTCGTCTTTCACCGGGTAGCCCAAGGCCTTCAAGTTGGCGATGGTGGCGTCTTTCAAATGCGTTGCGCGATTCGAAACGTACAACACCGTGATGCCTTTCTTCGCAGCGGCCTGGGTGAATTCGACGGCGCCTGGCACCGCTTTGGCCTTCTTTTCGGCAACCCATTGGTCCCAAGTCAGATCGTCAAAATCCTTACCGTTGCGGATCAAGCGTGCTTGGTAGGGCGAGTTGTCGAGCACCGTTTCATCCACGTCCAGAATGATCGCGGGCGGCAAACCTTTGGCGGAATTCTTGCGCTCGTCTTCGACCAGCGCATCACGATCCTTGGCCTGCAATGCGGCGTCCAGTTGCTGGGTGGCGGCGCGATAAATGGTACGCGTGACTTCGCGGTATTCGGCAGAGCGTTGCATCCAGACGACGGCATTCAAATTGTCGTGCGGCCCGTCGGTCGCCGCCGCCGGTGTTTTGTCTGCCGGGGCGGCTGCCGTTGCTGCTGACTTGTCTTGGGGCGCCGGCGCCGTCGCCGAGGGCGCGGTTGGCTTGCACGCAGACAGACCCGCCAAGGCGATCACGACCGCGCTGCACAACACTAGGGAATTGGACTTCATGGAAACGACTCGACGACTGAAACCATCGAGTCTAACGCCGGCAAGTGACGAATTGAATGCGTTTCAGCGGCCCAACATCGCCCGAATATTCGCCAAGGCGTTCTCACTGCGCTCCTGGCTGCGGGCCTTGTCCGCCTCCGGATCCAAACCGTCGCGATGCAGCTCGGCGGCCGGCAGCTCCTCGAAGAACCGTGACGGCAATCGGGTGACGCGTTCGCCCCATTTTTTGCCGCCGCTGGCATAGGACATCCACAGTTGTTCCTTCGCCCGCGTGATTGCGACATAGAGCAAGCGGCGCTCTTCTTCCAAGCGTCCTTCTTCGAGGCTCGCTTCATGGGGAAGCACGCCCTCTTGCATGCCGATGATGAAGACGAAGCGGAACTCCAGACCTTTTGCAGCATGCATGGACATCAAGCGCACTTGATTGCCGGCGTCGTCTTTGTCGTTTCGGGAAAATAGCGCCAACTGCGATGCCAAATCGGCAATGCCTTGCCCCTTGCCCCCTTCGAACCAAGAGGCCAGTTCCTCGACGTTGTTCTTACGAAGCGTGAAGAGCTGTTCGTTTTTGCATTCGCTGCGGATCTGGGCGA encodes:
- a CDS encoding GNAT family N-acetyltransferase produces the protein MRAKPLPFELRPLAAHDGDALLRALKQVPHDNPTFFQGLQSGMGLYDYLEWIAVRKSGTRLRAHEVPTTLLFAFFGSELIGRYSLRHRLTPALEAYAGHVGYAVLPAYRRMGVASAMLRHAADRATRELGIAELIVTCDEDNLASQAVIESCGGRFIGTYTGPWSARTKKRYRLSD
- a CDS encoding GGDEF domain-containing protein is translated as MKRHASLPYVSMLVLLVCITALDYFTGAEYSSFTFYLLPIAIAAWYTNKNITTAMVLISAVCWLVCQQLTGKEYQSLLAPYWNVMLRLITFALVANLILTVRNSLDALTAIAMRDGLTQLNNARAFRSKYDIVRALAVRRRSPLAVAVIDLDGFKQVNDSKGHAVGDDVLCKFAWLLNDASRSSDIVARMGGDEFMVILADASEASARAYDARVRKAFDASGLKEAYGIDFSMGVVSYAVPPQDIARATQAADALMYTAKHDGKAHTAFEHVANLAAA
- a CDS encoding M48 family metallopeptidase yields the protein MFSRLLRVHPDKVQRTEASYAFKDGRAFEVRFTHHARARRLRLSVGDEGVRVTVPPRVSERTVDQFILSHLDWIREHLDKMPAPDRAPVQLFETTHLPLRGEHLSIAWRHGKTDKVWREHATVHVQVRGDATQGPASATLKRAFRDFYLNEARADVGRWLPALAEATGHSPVRISYKIMRTQWGSMSSRGVMALELSLVLGRPDAFRYVLVHELCHMRHHDHSPAFWREVEKHFPEWQDERAFLHTHGRGMKAALKAFIA
- a CDS encoding recombination-associated protein RdgC gives rise to the protein MIFRNITLYSFPAHIKFDAFDTALQEAALKPVGPQDVASQGFVSPFGVAADEADGLSHRIDDAIWITVGSEERLLPSAVVNDQLQKKLAEFEAAQGRRPGGKLRTQMKQDLINELLPRAFIRPSRVDALIDLKLKVIAVDTTSRKVAESVVSLVRKALGSFPALPIAGDNAPRGVLTAWIAGETLPEGLGLGDEAELRDPADQGAIVKVQRMELEGEEIDTHLATGKQTARLALTLDDHMRFVLGDDLIVRKFKLLEGAVSELESSERDDIRAEMDARFALMSGEFRRFYQVMQQAFALHTDDAPH
- the ttcA gene encoding tRNA 2-thiocytidine(32) synthetase TtcA encodes the protein MSSIPLHLLDTRSKPEKREADKVAKRLRHQVGRAIADFGMIEEGDKVMVCLSGGKDSYTLLDILLQLQKKAPVSFSITAVNLDQKQPGFPEHVLPEYLRSIGVDFHIIEQDTYSVVSRVIPEGKTMCSLCSRLRRGSLYTYAEQHGFTKIALGHHRDDMVNTFFLNLFFHAKLSGMPPKLLSDDGKHVVIRPLAYVRESDIEIHAEAKQFPIIPCNLCGSQENLQRVQVKKMLQEWERNSPGRIETMARALGDIRPSQLADTHLFDFANLGRAEPGDLPDAHAWLASEGTSE
- a CDS encoding YdcH family protein is translated as MSVLPPDEVSYRLAQLRLQHRDLDVAIQRLQEDIRSDEMSLKRLKKRKLHLKDCIAILESALIPDQPA
- the plsB gene encoding glycerol-3-phosphate 1-O-acyltransferase PlsB — its product is MRPMPDQTQFTFSDGGSQPSAPPPSPKPGDEVTVRAASRLGRKRPLWAKIFGRLMAPWVELKIEPDDVLSVSPDHRPIVYVLEDYGMSNALILERAARESGMPSPLVPLPHDPVGRKRAYLALSRRNIGGTLERAMEIATGNEHPKHGKNRSESLARLIAAHRADPTLDVLLVPVSIYVGRAPEKQKGWFSVLFSENWQLVGRFRRFLSLLLNGRDTLVRFSPPIELRTIADEGLPEAQTVRKLSRVLRTHFNRVRAAVVGPDLSTRRLLIDNVLSAPDVRSAIEDQARRDGSKVGEAWKKAHAYAWEIASDYSHTVVRSASLILQPVWSRIYRGLLVHHLEKLKAVAPGNEIIYVPCHRSHMDYLLISYLLFREGIVPPHIAAGINLNLPVVGTILRKGGAFFIRRSFRGNALYSDVFNEYVAQLVAGGYPIEYFIEGGRSRTGRLLQPKGGMISMTVRAYLRAPVRPVLFQPVYIGYEKLMEGNSYKDELSGKSKQKESIFGLISGIPKVLRSNYGQVVVNFGEPIRLNDVLAEHAKDWDGKPVAESDRPDWLSTTIAELSNQVMININRAADVNPINLLALALLSTPKNSMSETDLIDQIRLSQRLLQELPYSDRITVTPHTPEQIIAHGEEINVIVRVKHPLGDVLRIEDADKAIQLTYFRNNVLHLFTTVAWIASCFHHNRRLARATAVRLGKSMYPFLQQELFLPWTDEEFGERLERFLEVFIREGLLEQGESENGPVLYRGVGESDEVFRLRALGHPLQQAFERYYIAISILAKNGPGTLTATQLESLCHLAAQRLSLLYSPAAPEFFDKSLFRGFIQKLREMRLVWPDDQSRLLFDDRLKTWAKDAKVILGREMRHALEKVSPEHVAE
- a CDS encoding 5'-nucleotidase, lipoprotein e(P4) family: MKSNSLVLCSAVVIALAGLSACKPTAPSATAPAPQDKSAATAAAPADKTPAAATDGPHDNLNAVVWMQRSAEYREVTRTIYRAATQQLDAALQAKDRDALVEDERKNSAKGLPPAIILDVDETVLDNSPYQARLIRNGKDFDDLTWDQWVAEKKAKAVPGAVEFTQAAAKKGITVLYVSNRATHLKDATIANLKALGYPVKDDSVFLGLGTFVKDCEQNGSEKLCRRMHAGQSYRVLMQFGDQLGDFVQVISNAPDARDALAAKYDSWFGERWFMLPNPSYGSWEPALFNNAWDQPAETRRKMKRDALDVQN